The region CCGTCGTGGCGATCGACGTCAATGGCATCATGCCGGCGGTCAAGCAGGCGGCCGATGCCGGCATTCCGGTCGTCGCCATCGACGCCATCCTGCCTGATGGTCCGCAGAAGGCGCAGATCGGCGTGGACAATGCCGCAGCCGGCGCCGACATGGGCAAATACTTCCTCGACTACGTCAAGGCGAACATGGGCGGCAAGGCCAAGCTCGGCGTTGTCGGAGCGCTGAACTCGTTCATCCAGAATATCCGCCAGGACGGCTTCGAGAAGACCCTGAAAGGCGTCGACGGCATTGAAATGGCCGGCGTCGTCGACGGGCAGAACATCCAGGACAACGCCCTTGCGGCGGCAGAAAACCTGATCACCGCCAATCCTGACCTGACCGCGATCTACGCCACCGGCGAGCCGGCCCTGATGGGGGCGATCGCCGCCGTCCAGAGCCAGGGCAAGCAGGATAAGATCAAGGTGTTCGGCTGGGATCTGACTGCCGAAGCCATTGCCGGCATCGATGCCGGCTTCGTCGTCGCCGTCGTCCAGCAGGATCCGGCCGCAATGGGCGGTGCCGCCGTCGACGCGCTCGTCAAGGCCTCGGCCGGCGAAGCCGTCACCAAGACGATCTCGGTGCCGATCACCATAGTGACCAAGGAGAATGTCGAGCCGTACCGGGCCGTCTTCAAATGATCGAAAGCGGACAGCGTGACATCGCTGCCGCCGGTTCCGGAGGCGTCGCATCCTCCGGAACCGGAACATCCGGCGGCACCCGATCCGACCCGCGCATCTCGCTGCGCGGCATCCGCAAGTCGTTCGGCTCGCACCAGGCCCTGCGCGGCGTCGATCTCGACATCTTCCCCGGCGAATGCCTGGGCCTTGTCGGCGATAACGCCGCCGGCAAATCGACGCTGACGAAAATCATCTCGGGAACCTACATTCCCGATGCCGGCACGATCAGTATGGAAGGCGAAGAGGTTCGCTTCTCCGGCCCCGCGGATGCGCGTGGCAGAAACATCGAAATGGTGTTCCAGGATCTCAGTCTCTGCGACCATATCGATGTCGTAGGCAATCTCTTCCTCGGCCGCGAACTCAGCCGCGGGCCGTTTCTCGACACCAGGACGATGCTGTCCGAAGCCCGCAAGATGCTGGATTCGCTTGAGATCCGCATCCCGAGGCTGACCGGCAAGGTCGCCCAGCTCTCCGGCGGGCAGCGTCAGGCGATCGCGATCGCACGCGCTGCCTCCTTCAAGCCGAAGGTGCTGATCATGGACGAGCCGACGTCGGCACTTGCCGTCGCCGAGGTCGAAGCGGTTCTGGCCCTGATCAACCGCGTCAAGGCGAACGGGGTTTCGGTGATCCTCATTACCCACCGGCTGCAGGATCTCTTTCGGGTCTGTGACCGAATTGCGGTGATGTACGAGGGCACGAAGGTGGCCGAACGGCAGATCGGCAGCACCAATCTCGAAGATCTCGTCAGGCTGATCGTCGGTGAAGGAGCCAGACAATGACGGCTTATACGGAACGCGGCCACGGCTCGCGCGTCGCCGATTTCTTCGGCGAACACGCACAGGTCCTGTCGATCGCCATCTTCTTTCTGGCCTGCATGATCTTCTTCTCGATCGGCAGCGAAACCTTCTTCACGCTCGGCAACATCCTGAACATCGTGCGGCAGGCTGCTCCCATCCTGATCGTCGCCATCGCCATGACATTCGTCATCATCACCGGCGGCATCGATCTTTCGGTCGGCTCGCAGGTCGCCCTCATCAACGCGGTCGCGGCGATCGTTATGGCGATGGGTGTTCCCTGGCCGTCGGTGGTCATCGGCATGATCGTGCTCGGCGGCTTCATGGGACTGGTCCAGGGCTGGTTTGTCGCCTATCAGGGCATCCCGGCCTTCATCGTGACACTTGCCGGCCTATCGATCCTGCGCGGTCTGGCGCTCTATCTGACCCAGGGCTATTCCATTCCGATCAAGGATGCGCCGGGCTTCTTCGCGCTCGGCCGGGGCGAAATCCTCAGCTTCCCGATCCCGGCGATCATCGCCGTCATCATCGCCATTCTCGGTTATGTCGTCATCACCGCGACCAAATATGGCCGGCAGGTCGTGGCGGTCGGCTCCAATGCAGAGGCGGCGCGTCGCGTCGGCATGCCCGCCAAATGGATCATCGCCTCGGTCTACATCATCTCCGGCGTCGCCTGCGCCGTCGCCGGCCTGCTGATCGCCGCTCGCCTCGGCTCCGGTTCGTCCAATGCCGCCGTCGGCTTCGAGCTGCAGGTAATCGCCGCCGTCGTGCTCGGCGGAACGTCGCTGATAGGCGGACGCGGCACCATTCTCGGCACCGTACTCGGCACGCTGACCATCGCCGTCATCGGCAATGGCCTGATCCTGATGCACATATCGCCGTTCTTCACCCAGATCGTCACCGGCGCCATCATTCTCGTCGCCATCTGGCTGAACACGCGCATCTTCACGGCCAATTTCCACTTCCGGCTGGGCAGGAAAGGATGAAGCTATGAGCGAACAGGCAGCAGAAAGCCTGTCCGAAGCGCATGTCCGCTCCGGCAAGGTGATGACCGTCACCGGCCCGATTTCGGCGGATGCGCTCGGCGTGACGCTGATGCACGAGCATATCCTCAACGATTGCCGCTGCTGGTGGCACGCGCCGAAGACACCGGAACGGCAATATCTCGCCGAAAGCTTCGTCTGCATGGAGATCCTCGGCGAACTCCGGCAGGACCCCTTCGTCAACAAGCACAATATCACGCTCGACGACGAACATCTGGCGGTGACCGAACTCAAGGATTTCGCCACGGCGGGCGGGCGCACGGTGGTGGAGCCGACCTGCAAGGGCATCGGCCGTGATCCGCTGGCGCTCCAGCGCATCTCGAAAGCATCCGGCCTCAACATCGTGATGGGGGCGGGTTATTACCTCGGCTCCTCGCATCCGGAAGGCGTCGCGGCAATGAGCGTCGATGAGATCGCGGGTGAAATTGTCCGCGAGGCGAGGCAAGGCGTCGACGGCACCGGCGTCAGGATCGGCCTGATCGGCGAGATCGGCGTCTCCTCGGATTTCACCGCCGAGGAGGAAAAGTCGCTGCGCGGTGCGGCGCGTGCGCAGGTGCTGACCGGGCTTCCCCTGATGGTGCATCTGCCGGGTTGGTTCCGTCTCGGCCACCGCGTGCTTGACGTGGTCGCCGAAGAGGGGGCGGATCTCCGCCATACCGTGCTTTGCCACATGAACCCGTCGCATGACGACATCGCCTATCAGAGCGAGCTGGCGGAGCGTGGCGCCTTCATCGAATACGACATGATCGGCATGGATTTCTTCTATGCCGACCAGCAGGTGCAATGCCCGAGCGACGAGGAGGCGGCGCGTGCGATCGTGCGTCTCGTCGAGGCCGGATATCTCAACCGGATTCTTCTGTCGCATGACGTCTTTCTGAAGATGATGCTGACGCATTACGGCGGCAATGGCTACGCCTATATCCTTCGCCATTTTCTTCCCCGTCTGGAGCGGCACGGCCTCGATAGGACGGTTCTCGACGAGATGATGCGCGGCAATCCGCGCCGCGTCTTTCATGCCGGAGCGTAGCTCCATCCAATCAATCGATCACAGGTAACCGCAGACCATGACCAAGAAAATCCTCCTTGTCGGCGAGAGCTGGGTCAGCTCCGCCACGCATTACAAAGGCTTCGACCAGTTCGGCAGCGTCACCTTCCATCTCGGCGCCGAACCGCTGGTGAAAGCGCTCGCCGGCAGCGCCTTCGAGCTCACCT is a window of Rhizobium leguminosarum bv. trifolii WSM1325 DNA encoding:
- a CDS encoding periplasmic binding protein/LacI transcriptional regulator (PFAM: periplasmic binding protein/LacI transcriptional regulator~KEGG: ABC transporter nucleotide binding/ATPase protein) gives rise to the protein MTLNLTRRTMIAAAGFTALTFIGLSSAAAQEKKTVALVQINQQALFFNQMNEGAQKAADAAGVKLVIFNANNETTAQNSAIETYVQEKVSGLAVVAIDVNGIMPAVKQAADAGIPVVAIDAILPDGPQKAQIGVDNAAAGADMGKYFLDYVKANMGGKAKLGVVGALNSFIQNIRQDGFEKTLKGVDGIEMAGVVDGQNIQDNALAAAENLITANPDLTAIYATGEPALMGAIAAVQSQGKQDKIKVFGWDLTAEAIAGIDAGFVVAVVQQDPAAMGGAAVDALVKASAGEAVTKTISVPITIVTKENVEPYRAVFK
- a CDS encoding ABC transporter related (PFAM: ABC transporter related~SMART: AAA ATPase~KEGG: ABC transporter nucleotide binding/ATPase protein), whose product is MIESGQRDIAAAGSGGVASSGTGTSGGTRSDPRISLRGIRKSFGSHQALRGVDLDIFPGECLGLVGDNAAGKSTLTKIISGTYIPDAGTISMEGEEVRFSGPADARGRNIEMVFQDLSLCDHIDVVGNLFLGRELSRGPFLDTRTMLSEARKMLDSLEIRIPRLTGKVAQLSGGQRQAIAIARAASFKPKVLIMDEPTSALAVAEVEAVLALINRVKANGVSVILITHRLQDLFRVCDRIAVMYEGTKVAERQIGSTNLEDLVRLIVGEGARQ
- a CDS encoding inner-membrane translocator (PFAM: inner-membrane translocator~KEGG: ABC transporter membrane spanning protein (sugar)) translates to MTAYTERGHGSRVADFFGEHAQVLSIAIFFLACMIFFSIGSETFFTLGNILNIVRQAAPILIVAIAMTFVIITGGIDLSVGSQVALINAVAAIVMAMGVPWPSVVIGMIVLGGFMGLVQGWFVAYQGIPAFIVTLAGLSILRGLALYLTQGYSIPIKDAPGFFALGRGEILSFPIPAIIAVIIAILGYVVITATKYGRQVVAVGSNAEAARRVGMPAKWIIASVYIISGVACAVAGLLIAARLGSGSSNAAVGFELQVIAAVVLGGTSLIGGRGTILGTVLGTLTIAVIGNGLILMHISPFFTQIVTGAIILVAIWLNTRIFTANFHFRLGRKG
- a CDS encoding aryldialkylphosphatase (PFAM: aryldialkylphosphatase~KEGG: resiniferatoxin-binding phosphotriesterase-related protein; K07048), whose translation is MSEQAAESLSEAHVRSGKVMTVTGPISADALGVTLMHEHILNDCRCWWHAPKTPERQYLAESFVCMEILGELRQDPFVNKHNITLDDEHLAVTELKDFATAGGRTVVEPTCKGIGRDPLALQRISKASGLNIVMGAGYYLGSSHPEGVAAMSVDEIAGEIVREARQGVDGTGVRIGLIGEIGVSSDFTAEEEKSLRGAARAQVLTGLPLMVHLPGWFRLGHRVLDVVAEEGADLRHTVLCHMNPSHDDIAYQSELAERGAFIEYDMIGMDFFYADQQVQCPSDEEAARAIVRLVEAGYLNRILLSHDVFLKMMLTHYGGNGYAYILRHFLPRLERHGLDRTVLDEMMRGNPRRVFHAGA